The sequence TTACTACATCGAGCCTGAAGGTCTTCGCGGTCTTCAGGCTTTTTTTATTCCTACATTTTTTCGTTTTACACTACTTCACATTTTTTTCTGTTCAAATATTTGTTTTTGACTTAGAATACGCTCCTTGGGAATCCTACGATCTTTCCCTATATTACAGGAGTAAAAAGAATCTAAAAACAGCTGCATGCTGGCAGGTTGACATCAACAAGGCTCCCATGAACATTTCCATCAAGTACCCGGCCGTCAAAGCACTACAGGAACTGGGCCTGTACTATATATTTTCTACACAAAAAGCTTCCGAAAACTTCCACTACCAATCATTACCCGCCACCAATCTCTGCTTATCTGTTTATAAGGCCAACACGATCTCAACGCAGCTCTCCCGCACCGAAAATCATTGCTTCATACAGGCCGGCAGCAAAGTGCATAGCCGGCTCTGGGGTTTTCACAAGAAGCCGTTTGATGTGGTCGTTGAGGGCGAAATGGACCAGGTATCGGTGATCATCCAGGCCGGTGGGCTCCGGCGTTTTACCCGCATACCCTATGCGGAACTGATGCCCGAAACCGATGTAATGGGGATACTGTTCGGACGTTTGGGCAGCGAGCTCACAGCCAGGCTTTTTTCCACGGACCGGCTGGCCGACCGCGTTCAATTATTGGACCAGTTTCTTTTGAACGCCCTGCAGGATAGCAATGGGCAGCACCCCATAGATCGTTTTTTGTTGCACCTCGGTGCGCAAAGCCCCTACTCCCGTGTAGTGTCGTTGGCCGCAACGGAAAACAAAGACACGTCAACGCTGTACCGGCATTTTAAACAGTATGTAGGCCAGTCACCCAAAGAATACCTGAAGGTGGTCAGGTTCCGGAAAGCGCTGCGCGCGTTGCAGCAAAAAAACTATCTAAGCCTTACCCACCTGGCGCACGATCTGGGCTATTACGATCAATCTCATTTTATCAGGGATTTTACGCTATTCGCCGATTACAACCCGGGCCTGATCCCTAAGATCGCCACCGTCATCCAGGAAGAATTGATCCTGATCCCCCGCGGGTAAAAATGCATGATTTTTACAATTCCTGCCCCTATCAATAGGTTACATTTGCGCCCGGTGTTCGGTTGACCGTACTCCCGGTGCCGGCACTTTTACCTATTCAAAAAAAGTTTAGCATGAATTACTTCAGGAAGCTGATGCCCATGATATGTTGTTTGGCTTTTTCCTTACAGGCATTTTCGAACCCAGGTCCGCGGGAACGATTCAAATCATTCAGGCTCGAGTATGGCGGCGTTGCCTTTAGTGTCGATCCGCGTATTGAGTTGTACCAGGCCGTAGTCCTTGCCTCGGGCATGCCGCTTACCAATTATGTGGATATAGACTATAAGGTGAAGGTCGATCAGGAGATGTCCAAATACAAAGCCCATCCCCTGTTCAGTTTTTCGCAACGCCAGCTTAAAACCGGCAACCTCTTCAATACGATCGACGGGCCCATCTGGTTCATATTACATCTCACGAATAATTTTGACTGGCGAACCGACCTTACTTATGAGCGGCGCAATGATACTAAGATCGATTCCTTTCGCTTGTTGTTAAAGCAATTTGTCGAAGAGACGGGCTATATCCGTTTTTTCAACAGCAATGAAGCGTTTTATACTATCTGCCTCAACAACCTGCAATTTAACCTGGAGGATTTCAAAGAAAAGGAACGGGTGCTCAACTATTATGGGGTAAAGCAACAAGAGCAGGTGCAATTCAACCTGATCCTGAATTTCTTTGGATGGGGCAATTTCGGTCCCAGGCTGCGTACTTCCAAAGGAAGGGAATTGTATGCAGTGATCGCACCACAGAAGAGTTACATACGTATACCTACCTTCGACCATGCCAGGCTGTACAACCTCATCTGGCACGAGTTTGGGCATTCCTTTGCCAATCCGGCTGCGGAGAAGCAGCCTTATGCCGACCAGTTGCAGGCCCTGTCGCATTTGCATGAACCGATAAAAGAATCGATGCGTGCACAAGCGTATGCAGAATGGAGTGCTGTAGTAAAAGAGCATTTAACGGAGGCCGTAGCTTGCCGGCTTGCTGCACAAAAGTTTGGCGAAGCCTTTGCCGAGCAGAATTATGTCAGGATCGACAAGGGACGAAAGTGGATCTATTTGTATCCCATGCTGGAGGCCTTGAAGGAATACGAAGCGAACCGGGCCACCTATCCTACCCTGGAAGATTTTATGCCACGTATCGTGGAATGCCTCCGGAAAGTGACGCCCGCCGATATCGCCCAGTGGCTGGCAGCGGTAGAAGCCATCCGTAAGCCTGATGTCGGCAAGATGCCGCAGATTGGCGACATATTCAGTAAGGACAGCGTATTGATCATTCTTTCTTCCCATGAAAGCGATACGGCCGCAGACGCCCGGCTCAAAACATTTATAAAAGGCTTCATCGGAAGGATCCCTGAACTGTCCAGGGGTACCACGATTACTGACGCCGAAGCAAAAAATTATGATCTGAGCCTGTACCATCTTTTTGTAGTGGGTACACCTTCCGGCAATGCTGTTATGGAAAAGGTATTACCGCAATTACCCGTTCAGCTCAGCGAACAGGGTGTCATCGGCGAAAAAATGTATGCCGGTAAGGGCTATGCCCTCCTCGCCGGCTGGGTGAACCCCTGGAACACCCAAAAGGTGATGACGGTGATAACGGCTTTGCACCCCGATGACCTGCTGAATTTCAACCGCGCGCCCTTTGGTGGATCGAACTATCATATCCTCAAAAATCTCATCACCTACAAAACAGGCGACTATAAACGGAGTGGGCTGATCTGGATGTGTGAGTAGCTGATGACAATACGTTTTGAATGGGAGGCAGCTTCTGTTGATGCGCCCATGAGCCGAATAATCACCATAATCGGCTCATTTTTTCACTATATTTGAGCCGAATAATCGTTATAATCGGCTCATGATACGCTATAATTGGCAACAAAAAGACTGGCCTAACTTTTCCTACAGCCTCGAAGCAGTTGAGGATGAACTCTTTATATTTTCTGAAAAAACAGGCCATATCACGGGTATACTAAAGGCTTTGCCAGAAGAAATGCAGCTGGAGGCCATTATTGACATGATGGTAACAGAAGCAATCAAAACTTCAGAAATAGAAGGCGAATACCTGAGCCGCAAAGATGTTCTTTCTTCTATCAGAAAAAACTTGGGCCTGGTGAGCAGCTCTGAATATATCAAGGATAGAAAAGCCGCAGGGATTGGAGAGCTTATGATTGATGTGCGTAATACCTATCAGGAAGAACTCACGCAAGAAAAGTTATTCGCCTGGCACAAGATGCTATTGCCTGTGAGTGAAGGAATGGAAGTAGGCACATGGCGTACGCACGAAGAACCCATGCAAGTTATTTCCGGGGCAATGGGTAAGCAAAAAGTCCATTACGAAGCGCCGCCTTCGGCACGCGTGCCAAAAGAAATGGAACAATTTATCACCTGGTTCAATGAAACCGCACCGGGTGGCAGGAAAGAAATCAAAAAAGCACCTGTACGTTCAGCTATTGCACATTTGTATTTTGAAACTATTCACCCGTTTGAAGATGGCAATGGCCGTATTGGCCGGGCCATTGCGGAGAAGGCTTTATCACAAGGTATAGGTCGCCCGGTCCTTCTCAGCTTGTCCCGCACAATAGAGGCAAACAAAAAGGCTTATTACGATGCCCTTCAGGAAGCGCAAGGGTCTAATGAGATCACAGCATGGATACATTACTTTATAAAGACCACACTGGATGCGCAGACAGAGGCAGAAGAACAAATTGATTTTACGCTAAGAAAAGTGAAGTTTTTTGATCGCTTCAGGAACCGGCTTAATAACCGGCAGTTTACGGTCACTAAAAGGATGCTGGAAGAAGGGCCAAAAGGCTTTGAAGGCGGTATGAATGCCAGTAAATACGGGTCTATTGCAAAAGTCTCCAAAGCAACAGCTACAAGGGATTTGCAAGAGCTTCTTGAAATAGGCGCTTTTGTACTGTTTGGAGAAAGCGGAGGCCGCAGTACCAAATACAAGGTCAATCTTTAATGGTAATAGTTACATTTTGCCGGCATATACCGCCAATACTTCGAGCAACATCAAGGCCGCACAGGTGGCAGCATTAGCCTTTATTTGCGATTGCGCAGCAGGCCATTGGGCTGCAGGTAAATAAAGCCTTCCCGGTTATCCAGTATCACATTGAAGTATTTTAAGAGTTGTATACCCAGTTGCTGATGGTAGCCTGAATTGGGATCAGGTGGGCGGACAAAGGCGGTAACATTATCAAATGTTATCCCGTTGATCGCTACTTGGGGCACCTCCACAGTGACACGCTTTCCCTGCCTGCCTTTTTTGAATTCACTGAGCCCGGTTTTCTTCATAAAGCCATCAGTCAGGCTGCAATAACCAAAATGACCGGTATCGAACATGAACCAGGCAGGATAGGTGCTGTCCTTTACGATCACTGCTGCCCGGATAAAAGGTATGATCCCATAGTCCAGGAATATCTCATGCCTGGTATAAGTAGTCGCAGTGGCCGGCAACTGGTCATGGATCACCAATACTTGCCGGTCGTAATTGATCTCTACAATTTTGCCCAGGAACAAACTATTCCCCACCAGGCCATCCTGTCTTCTTAAATTATTAGCTTCTGTAAACCGCAGACTGTCCCACTGCAGATGTCCAATTTGCAGGGTATTATACCGGCTGGCGGGGACCCGGTTGGTGCCATCGGAGTTGGTAAGGATGTCAACATCATCAAAGTTCATAGCAACTTTGTTGACACTTCCTTTATTTATAATATTCCCCATGCAACCCAGATCAAGCTGGTAATATAATGGGCGGGAGCCGTTGACGCTGGCATTAAAACGGATCTTATCATCACTGTCTATTGCGAAAGGTATGGTATCACTGGCGCCAATGCAGGGTGCACATAGCCGCTTATAATGCACCTGGTTCCGGTAAAGGGCATTGATGCGGGTATAACAACTGTCTTTATCGTTCAACAGAATAATAAAATCGTATTGCCTGCCGTATTGCACACGAAAGGAAATAGAATCCTTATCGGTAATAAAGCAAACTTCATGATCCTTTTCCGGCAACTCAACATAGTATACATCGGGCTTTTTGTCGGGCATGATATACCAATACCCTTTTTTATTATGTACACCATCTTTAATGGTGACTACTTTGGAACTGGCTTTAATAACAGGCAAAGATTGGGCGAAACCGGCTGCTCCTGGTAACAGCAGGTAAGCACAGAGCAACACGAAAATGGCCGGGCAAGGGGTTACTATTTTATTAGATTGCATGCCCCTTACTTTCTTAAACTATGCCAGCTTTCATTCTATTGTTTATTAGCCGGTTATTAAGAGAATACAAAATACATTTGTTCGAAAATGAACACCCTTTGTTCGCTTTTGAGTGATGCAGAGTCTCATCATACACCCAGCGACCATCCTTGACGGTATTGCCGTTTCACAAACTGGTTCACTTCATCGAAGTTCGTCACCCGCATGTTTTGGCTATCCCACAACAGTGTGATGTTACTGCCCGGGTAATCGAATCCTTTTCCATTGGCTTTGGGCACGCGGATACCAGCGCCACGGATGGCCAGGTTGGCCATCAAAAGCGCTTCCGTCAGCGGACCGGCTATTTCAAAAGGAGAACTTACCTCCTTCTTTCCAGGCCCTGCCAGGCAAGCCTCCACCCATTGGGCATAGTGCCCTTCAGCACCGTTGGGAACACGTTCCAATTTTTGCTTCACCTGCACCTGTTCGTTTCTTGATAAAGGCAACAAGCGGGGATTGGCCCCGTAGGTACCGGTCATCATTTTACCTTTTGTGCCGATATACAAAGTACCGTTGCCGCCATCGCCAAACAATTCACCGGGCGCCAGTTCATCCGGACGTTCAGGCCGGATACCACCATCCATCCAATGAACTTTAACCGGCCCTTTCGTTTTATCTGTTTTGGGGAAGGTTAAGGTAACATGACTGGAAGGGGGACAGCTTTCGGGAAAGTACCCGCGTTTAAATTCGTCCACATAAACGCTACCAACGCTACACTCCACATCGGTAGCATAACCCAGGTTCAGCATACGGAACGGAGCTTCCAGCAGGTGGCAACCCATATCGCCGAGGGCCCCGGTACCATAGTCCCACCAGCCACGCCAGTTGAAAGGCACCAGCTTATCTACATACTCCGTATAAGGCGCTGTTCCCAACCACAGATCCCAGTCAAGCTCCTGCGGAACAGGCGCTTTGGTTTGCGGCCATTGAATGCCTTGCGGCCACACAGGACGGTTTGTCCAGGCATACACGGTATGCACGTGACCAATCAAACCGGCATCATACCATTCCCGGAGCTGACGCACACCATCCCCGGAGGCACCCTGGTTGCCCATTTGCGTAACTACCTTATACCGCTTCGCTGCATCCGTAAGCACACGGGCTTCATAGATATCATGCGTCAATGGCTTCTGCACATATACGTGCTTCCCCAACTGCATCGCAGCCAGGGCCTGCACAGCGTGGTTATGATCGGGCGTAGAAACTGATACGGCATCAAAATGCTTGCCCTCCTTCTCCAATAGCTCCCGCCAGTCTTTATAATACTTTGCCTGGGGGAAGGCCTTTCGGGTAGCAGCAGCCCGGCGGTCATCTACATCGCACAAATAAGCAATGTCTGCTTTGCCGCTTTTATAAATACTGCTTATATCCGTCTCCCCTTTCCCGCCAATACCAATACCGGCCACCAGCAGGCGGTCACTGGGCGCCAGGAAACCTTTCCCGCCCAGCACATGCCGTGGTACGATCATAAAACCGGCAGCCGCCACAGCAGTATTCCTGATAAAATCCCTTCTGGAGTTTTTTGCTTTTATTTTTTCAGACATAGCGTTGAGTTTTGAAGTATGTAAGCTTATAATCTTCTGATCTTAATATTTCTGAACCATACCCTGTTGCCATGGTCTTGCAAAGCAATATGACCTGACTTGAATTGTCCGTAACCAGGCATGGCAGCGAATTTGCTTTTTGCTACCAGTTGTTTCCACGCAGTGCTTCCCAATTGATAATCCTGCACCTTCTTACCATTCAGCCAGTGTTGCACATGGCCATGCTGCACTTTTAGAACAAACCTGTTCCATTCACCCGCTGGTTTTACGGCAGCAACAAGCGGTGGTTGCAGATCGTAGTTGGCCCCTGCCTTATGGGTACCCTCCAGCCCTTTTACCGCATCAGGATGTCTTTCATCATCCAGTATCTGGCACTCAGGTCCTGTTTCATACACAGTTTTATAGGCAGCATCTTCCGATACATGAAAGAGCACACCACTGTTACCTGCTTCGGATATCTTCCAGTCGAGCTTTAATTCAAAATCCTCATACTCCTCTTTGGTGACGATATAACCACCACCCTTCTTTGTTAAAGTGAGGGTACCATTTTCGATGATCCATTCAGGGGGCAGATAATCTTTCTTATATCCACGCCAATGTGTTGTGGAAGTACCATCGAACAATACTTCCCACTTACCTTTTGGGGGGAGGAATGCAGTAGCTGTAAACAGCATTATACCCATGCTTAACACGGTTATTTTTTGCATAATTAAAGAACATTATGATTTAAGATGAAGTTGTACAGAAACCTTTATTTCAGCATCAGGGCCAACAATGTCGCCGTTCACGCGCAGCCAGTTACCGAAATGCTTCACCTTACAGAAATAGTGTCCCGGCCCGGTTATTTCGGGAAACGTGGCGCCTTCTTTTATCCAGTTAATACCGTCGGGCGAAATTTCCACGTGGGCTTTCAGCGTAGCTACCCCTTTTATGTCTTCCACGATCAGGAAGAAAATAGCCTCCGAAGCCCATCCCGCCTCCATGGGGTGCGATGTGATCTTTTCTTTAAAATAGAGTCTGCGCTCTACAGCAGATGCTTGAAAATGTCTCATAGTATCTTTTTCCTTTTTCTAATTATTCAGCAGAAACAACAATTGAATCAGCATACAAAAACACCCTTCTGTCGGTATCATTTTCTACCCAGATGCTGGGATTGAACAAACCCTTAATACGGGCATACGGTGCGGTGAGTGTAGGTTTCATTCCCCGCAGGTTGAATACCCTGCTGCCGGATTGCAGCTCTACGTATTCTCTCTTTTCGGTATCAATCAACAATCGCAGGTAACTCCAGTTGATCTTGTCATCACTTTCGTTATAACACAGGTCCTGGTAGCCGTCAGGGATAAATTCAAAACCATCCGTTGACCCATCCGGATAACGTTTTCCATACCACATCGCGTCAATACCCATCTTACACCAATCATTTTCCACGCCGTAAGCCCATTCCACATCGCTTACTTCCTTTGCTTTGAATACCTGCCAGCGGCGCACCATTTCACCATTGACAGCATTCACATAGCGGGCGCCAATAAAGTACCGGTAGTCATCATCCTGGATATCGAAGAAAATGCCAAAAGCGCGCATGGCCTGTTCACTGAGCCCCTGGCGGTCCTGCTCGGGCGTATAGGCGTACCACATTTCAAATTGCCGCAGCC is a genomic window of Paraflavitalea devenefica containing:
- a CDS encoding AraC family transcriptional regulator; its protein translation is MNISIKYPAVKALQELGLYYIFSTQKASENFHYQSLPATNLCLSVYKANTISTQLSRTENHCFIQAGSKVHSRLWGFHKKPFDVVVEGEMDQVSVIIQAGGLRRFTRIPYAELMPETDVMGILFGRLGSELTARLFSTDRLADRVQLLDQFLLNALQDSNGQHPIDRFLLHLGAQSPYSRVVSLAATENKDTSTLYRHFKQYVGQSPKEYLKVVRFRKALRALQQKNYLSLTHLAHDLGYYDQSHFIRDFTLFADYNPGLIPKIATVIQEELILIPRG
- a CDS encoding DUF4932 domain-containing protein — translated: MNYFRKLMPMICCLAFSLQAFSNPGPRERFKSFRLEYGGVAFSVDPRIELYQAVVLASGMPLTNYVDIDYKVKVDQEMSKYKAHPLFSFSQRQLKTGNLFNTIDGPIWFILHLTNNFDWRTDLTYERRNDTKIDSFRLLLKQFVEETGYIRFFNSNEAFYTICLNNLQFNLEDFKEKERVLNYYGVKQQEQVQFNLILNFFGWGNFGPRLRTSKGRELYAVIAPQKSYIRIPTFDHARLYNLIWHEFGHSFANPAAEKQPYADQLQALSHLHEPIKESMRAQAYAEWSAVVKEHLTEAVACRLAAQKFGEAFAEQNYVRIDKGRKWIYLYPMLEALKEYEANRATYPTLEDFMPRIVECLRKVTPADIAQWLAAVEAIRKPDVGKMPQIGDIFSKDSVLIILSSHESDTAADARLKTFIKGFIGRIPELSRGTTITDAEAKNYDLSLYHLFVVGTPSGNAVMEKVLPQLPVQLSEQGVIGEKMYAGKGYALLAGWVNPWNTQKVMTVITALHPDDLLNFNRAPFGGSNYHILKNLITYKTGDYKRSGLIWMCE
- a CDS encoding Fic family protein, which codes for MIRYNWQQKDWPNFSYSLEAVEDELFIFSEKTGHITGILKALPEEMQLEAIIDMMVTEAIKTSEIEGEYLSRKDVLSSIRKNLGLVSSSEYIKDRKAAGIGELMIDVRNTYQEELTQEKLFAWHKMLLPVSEGMEVGTWRTHEEPMQVISGAMGKQKVHYEAPPSARVPKEMEQFITWFNETAPGGRKEIKKAPVRSAIAHLYFETIHPFEDGNGRIGRAIAEKALSQGIGRPVLLSLSRTIEANKKAYYDALQEAQGSNEITAWIHYFIKTTLDAQTEAEEQIDFTLRKVKFFDRFRNRLNNRQFTVTKRMLEEGPKGFEGGMNASKYGSIAKVSKATATRDLQELLEIGAFVLFGESGGRSTKYKVNL
- a CDS encoding Gfo/Idh/MocA family protein, with amino-acid sequence MSEKIKAKNSRRDFIRNTAVAAAGFMIVPRHVLGGKGFLAPSDRLLVAGIGIGGKGETDISSIYKSGKADIAYLCDVDDRRAAATRKAFPQAKYYKDWRELLEKEGKHFDAVSVSTPDHNHAVQALAAMQLGKHVYVQKPLTHDIYEARVLTDAAKRYKVVTQMGNQGASGDGVRQLREWYDAGLIGHVHTVYAWTNRPVWPQGIQWPQTKAPVPQELDWDLWLGTAPYTEYVDKLVPFNWRGWWDYGTGALGDMGCHLLEAPFRMLNLGYATDVECSVGSVYVDEFKRGYFPESCPPSSHVTLTFPKTDKTKGPVKVHWMDGGIRPERPDELAPGELFGDGGNGTLYIGTKGKMMTGTYGANPRLLPLSRNEQVQVKQKLERVPNGAEGHYAQWVEACLAGPGKKEVSSPFEIAGPLTEALLMANLAIRGAGIRVPKANGKGFDYPGSNITLLWDSQNMRVTNFDEVNQFVKRQYRQGWSLGV
- a CDS encoding 3-keto-disaccharide hydrolase; this encodes MQKITVLSMGIMLFTATAFLPPKGKWEVLFDGTSTTHWRGYKKDYLPPEWIIENGTLTLTKKGGGYIVTKEEYEDFELKLDWKISEAGNSGVLFHVSEDAAYKTVYETGPECQILDDERHPDAVKGLEGTHKAGANYDLQPPLVAAVKPAGEWNRFVLKVQHGHVQHWLNGKKVQDYQLGSTAWKQLVAKSKFAAMPGYGQFKSGHIALQDHGNRVWFRNIKIRRL
- a CDS encoding DUF6772 family protein, giving the protein MERIVALDAGLSKYQPLQKIICYDDFDKGLNGWMDLHPNYVGKDFNTLRYSQVDKTQWGPLMLSSASFRFSGTHGSMDGTYSLKLSTRPVANSYTEAPAPGSLSHGIKRLTTHLPKGLRQFEMWYAYTPEQDRQGLSEQAMRAFGIFFDIQDDDYRYFIGARYVNAVNGEMVRRWQVFKAKEVSDVEWAYGVENDWCKMGIDAMWYGKRYPDGSTDGFEFIPDGYQDLCYNESDDKINWSYLRLLIDTEKREYVELQSGSRVFNLRGMKPTLTAPYARIKGLFNPSIWVENDTDRRVFLYADSIVVSAE